The sequence GTGCTCGACCATCTCGATCACGACGATCTGGCCGGCGCGACGTTCTACACCACGTCGGGCACGAGCGGCGACGTGAAGCTGCTGCTCAACGCGCCGGCGCGCAAGCGGCCCGACACGACCTATGGCCGGGCGCTCGCGAACGCGCTGGCGGGAACGGCGATCGCGCCGACGGACCGGGTGGCGAACCTGTTTACCGCCGGCGGCTTCTCCACGCTGTACGACGGCGTGAACCGGCTGCTGGAAGCGATCGGCGCGAACGTACTCCCGATCGGGCGGCTGGACGCCTACGGCGCCGATTTGCCGGCGATGCTGAACCTGATCGGCCGCGCCCGCCCGAACGTCCTGGTCGGCACGCCGACGAGCGTGCTGCAATGCCTGCGGCTGCTCGACGCGCACGGTGTCGATCTCGACGTCACGAAGATCCTCTACACCGGCGAGGCGTTCCCCGAGCGCAAGCGCGCGATCGTGCGGCGGCGCTGGCCCGATGCGGCATGCTTCGGGCTGTACGGCGCCACCGAAACGGGCTTTCTCGGCTATCACACGCCGCGCTGCGCGGAAGGGCATTACCACGTGCTCGACGACTGGTTCTTCCTCGAGGAGGAGGACGGGCAGCTCCTCGTGACGAGCCGCGCGAACCCTGGCCTCGCGATGCTGCGCTACCGGCTCGGCGATCGCGTGCGCGTCGGGCCGTCGGTGCGCTGCACGTGCGGCGAGGGCGGCTCGGTCGTCGTGCTGCAGGGCCGCGCGGATCAGCGCTTCAAGTTTGCGGGCAACCTCGTCAGCACCGAGCTGCTCGCGCAGCGGCTGGCGGCGTGCGTCGGCCGGCCGCTCGATTGCCAGTTTCGCCTGGACGCCGACGCGCACGGGCGCGACTGCCTGACCGTCGTGCTGGATCTGGGCGACGACGAACTCGCGCCGCTCGCGTCACGGCTGACCGACGCGCTGCTGGAGATCGAGGACGTGCGCGAATGCATCGACAAGGGCGAGGGTCGCCTCGACGTGCTCGGTCGCGACGCATTGCGCTACTCCGCGCGCCAGAAGCTGCCGCGCCTGATCGACGAGAGGCATGCCCATGTCTGACGATCGCGCCACCGTCGCGCCTGCCGCGCCCGCCACCTCTGCCACATCCACCGCCGCTGCCGCGTTGGCCTCGACGCGCGCGTCGCGGGCCGACCGCATGCGACAGTTCGTGGCCGAGGTGCGCGCGACCTGGCTGATGCTCTATCCGATGGTGCTGTCGTCGATTTTCGGCTACTGCATGACGCTGTTCGACTATCGCTGGATTCGCGACCTGCCGGCGGAGGACATGGCGCTGCTCGCGCTCGTCAACGGCAGCGTCGCGACGTTCCTGTTCCTGCTCGGCAAGAGCTTCGAGGAGTCGTTCGTCGCGGTGTTCGCCAAGGCGCCCCGCGAGGACCAGGGCCGGCTGTTCGTGCAGAGCCTGGTGTTCGCGGGCGCGATCGGCGTGCTGGTCGTGCTGGTGCTGATCGGCACGCGGGCACCGCTGATGACGTTCATTTCCGGCGGCCAGTTCCACGGCGAGCGCATGTTCGGCTATTACGCGCTCGTGATCGGCAGCTTTCCGCTCACGCTGCTCAGCACCGCGCTTTCCGCGGCGATGCGCACGTACGGCGATACCAAGTCGCCCGCCCGCATCAGCATCGCGTGCGGCGTGGTCAACAACATCCTCGATCCGCTGCTCGTGTTCGGGCTGTTCGGCCAGCATCCGTCGCTGCAGCTGTTCGGCCTCGCGCTGACCTCGTGGATCACCAAGAGCCTGTATCTCGGCTGGTGCGTCCGGTGTATCCGCCCGCGGCTGCGCCGCGAGCAGGTCGTGCTGCCGCGTCCCGGCGTGGAATGGCCGACGCAGCGACGGCTGCTGCGCATCTTCCTGCCCTCGGCCGCGCTCGAGGCGTTGACCTTTCTCGCGAATACGGCCGTCTATTCGCTGATCGCCCGCTATGGCGTGCGCGCGATCGGCGGGTACGGCATCGGCTTCGAATTGATGACGATCGGGTTCATCCTCATCAAGGGCCTGAGCATGGTGTTCATGATCCGGATCGGTCATCTCGTGCGCAGCCGGGCGCCGTCCCGTGCGGCACTGCAGTCGGTGATGCTGCTGGGCGTGCTGTTCACCGCGGCGATCAGCATCGCGTTCTTCCTGCTGCGCTCGCTCGCGCTGCGCTTTCTCGCGTCGGACGCGGGCGTGATCGCGGTTGCGTCCGCGCTGCTCGACTACGTGCCGCTGTTCGTCTTCAGCTATCTGCTGACGAACCTCGTGACCGGCTGCTTCCAGATTCTCGAACGCCCGGCGCGCGCGATGGCGCTCGGGCTGTTCTTTTCATGGGTCGTCACCCCGGGCGCGATCTACCTTGGCGTCACGCACCATCTCGCGCTCACGCAACTGTTCGCGCTGCTCGCGGGCGTGAGCGTCGTGCGCCAGGCCGTGTACCTGACGATTTTCCTGCGGCTCATGCGCAGGCTCGGCGCCGCGCCGGCCGCACCGCCGGCCGGCGCGCACGCCGCGGCCGGATGATTCCACGACCGTTGTATCCCTAGACCTCACGACCGGAGACCTGCATGCGTACCAATACCCCCGCCGAAGTCAACGCCGACACCTACGATCACTACGTCGACACGTTCACGCTCGAATGGAACCGCAATCTGGTGCAGCGCGTCGAGCACGAGCTCGCGCAGCGGCGCATCGCGTCGGGCCGGTTGCTCGATGTCGGCACCGGTACCGCGCGGACGCTGATCGAGCTGGCCCGCGTCCCGTCGCTCGCGCCGCTGGGCTTCGTCGGGGTCGACTACTACGACGACATGGTGCGGCGCGCCGAACAGAACGTGCGCGCGGAAGGGCTGGAAGGGCGTATCGACATACGCGCGGGCGACGTCCACGCGCTGCCGTTCGACGACGGGACGTTCGTCGCGGTGATCGGCCGCTCGGTCGTGCATCACTGGGCCGACCCTGTGGGCGCGTACCGGGAGATCTTCCGCACGCTGGCGCCCGGCGGTTTCGCGCTGATTCACGAACCCT comes from Burkholderia lata and encodes:
- a CDS encoding MATE family efflux transporter produces the protein MSDDRATVAPAAPATSATSTAAAALASTRASRADRMRQFVAEVRATWLMLYPMVLSSIFGYCMTLFDYRWIRDLPAEDMALLALVNGSVATFLFLLGKSFEESFVAVFAKAPREDQGRLFVQSLVFAGAIGVLVVLVLIGTRAPLMTFISGGQFHGERMFGYYALVIGSFPLTLLSTALSAAMRTYGDTKSPARISIACGVVNNILDPLLVFGLFGQHPSLQLFGLALTSWITKSLYLGWCVRCIRPRLRREQVVLPRPGVEWPTQRRLLRIFLPSAALEALTFLANTAVYSLIARYGVRAIGGYGIGFELMTIGFILIKGLSMVFMIRIGHLVRSRAPSRAALQSVMLLGVLFTAAISIAFFLLRSLALRFLASDAGVIAVASALLDYVPLFVFSYLLTNLVTGCFQILERPARAMALGLFFSWVVTPGAIYLGVTHHLALTQLFALLAGVSVVRQAVYLTIFLRLMRRLGAAPAAPPAGAHAAAG
- a CDS encoding class I SAM-dependent methyltransferase, giving the protein MRTNTPAEVNADTYDHYVDTFTLEWNRNLVQRVEHELAQRRIASGRLLDVGTGTARTLIELARVPSLAPLGFVGVDYYDDMVRRAEQNVRAEGLEGRIDIRAGDVHALPFDDGTFVAVIGRSVVHHWADPVGAYREIFRTLAPGGFALIHEPCSDPAPEALAFFNERRAAAGVHPVHLDGKFTVAESIGHLHEAGIGEHASVSKGSGMLAIGFEVLIAKPAQQ